Proteins encoded in a region of the Benincasa hispida cultivar B227 chromosome 2, ASM972705v1, whole genome shotgun sequence genome:
- the LOC120071833 gene encoding uncharacterized protein LOC120071833, with the protein MGNAASPCFLSISISHRRRTSAVKLIFSNGPTQFLFGNHHVAGEIMFQFPDMMVCHAESFFIGHPIPSLAINDKLLIGETYLVLPIDRFASIDVLSTSSLAMIAAGNASAEKFSGPCPFEYVRGTNGRVLIKVMPEFIVRLISQAAMDGGGGDGGGGGFLCSTPELKKHYDQLVGTSKGQVWSPKLETISEYKIRYSPCRFVGFKLKQKEG; encoded by the coding sequence ATGGGCAATGCAGCCTCTCCATGTTTTCTATCCATTTCCATCTCCCACCGCCGCCGTACCTCCGCCGTGAAGCTCATCTTTTCCAATGGACCGACCCAATTCCTTTTCGGGAACCACCATGTCGCCGGTGAGATCATGTTCCAATTCCCCGACATGATGGTCTGCCATGCCGAATCCTTCTTCATCGGTCACCCGATCCCGTCTTTAGCCATCAACGACAAGCTTCTCATAGGCGAAACCTACTTGGTTCTCCCCATCGATCGGTTCGCCTCCATCGACGTTCTCTCTACCTCGTCGCTCGCTATGATCGCAGCAGGTAATGCATCGGCGGAAAAATTCTCCGGTCCGTGTCCGTTTGAGTACGTAAGAGGAACAAATGGGAGAGTTTTGATTAAGGTGATGCCGGAGTTTATCGTTAGGCTAATATCTCAGGCTGCAATGGACGGCGGAGGAGGTGATGGCGGAGGTGGTGGGTTTCTTTGTAGTACGCCGGAATTGAAGAAACATTACGATCAACTTGTTGGAACGTCAAAAGGGCAAGTTTGGTCGCCGAAATTGGAGACTATTTCGGAGTATAAAATTAGGTATTCGCCTTGTAGATTTGTAGGGTTTAAACTTAAACAAAAAGAAGGCTAA